One segment of Desulfovibrio sp. X2 DNA contains the following:
- a CDS encoding tetratricopeptide repeat protein, producing MSAELIKARQLINKISSNLKQKKLQSAAQSLQDALLIILKTPLMKNEREEFTQLIEQAVYHLRGDREFAKAYPLQLEYTPGEEKQLYTQMVEAVKELSASSTEEAQALLALMAKRKEDGLKKVEAQLASGKHAEAKQSADNLIREFASDTDLKAEVADLFLKHELYQEAYGYLEEALKNDPGAAHLYNRIAIVLRKMKDYATAEQYYRKALQCCQHDEYLFFNIGRLYHDWQKWKHMAEMAKRALKINPGFEQAQKMLQFAMKKLEQDG from the coding sequence ATGTCCGCGGAACTCATCAAGGCCAGGCAGCTGATCAACAAGATCAGTTCCAACCTCAAGCAGAAGAAGCTGCAATCCGCGGCCCAAAGCCTTCAGGACGCCCTGCTGATCATCCTCAAGACGCCGCTCATGAAGAACGAGCGCGAGGAGTTCACGCAGCTCATCGAACAGGCCGTCTACCATCTGCGCGGCGACCGTGAATTCGCCAAGGCCTACCCGCTCCAGCTCGAATACACGCCTGGCGAAGAAAAGCAGCTGTATACGCAGATGGTCGAGGCGGTGAAGGAGCTCTCGGCCTCCTCCACCGAGGAGGCCCAGGCGCTTCTGGCCCTGATGGCCAAGCGCAAGGAGGACGGACTCAAGAAGGTCGAGGCCCAGCTCGCCTCGGGCAAGCATGCGGAGGCCAAGCAGTCCGCCGACAACCTGATCCGCGAATTCGCCAGCGACACGGACCTCAAGGCCGAGGTGGCCGACCTCTTCCTCAAGCACGAGCTCTACCAGGAAGCCTACGGCTACCTCGAGGAAGCCCTCAAGAACGATCCCGGCGCCGCCCACCTGTACAACCGCATCGCAATCGTCCTGCGCAAGATGAAGGACTACGCCACCGCCGAGCAGTACTACAGGAAGGCCCTGCAGTGCTGCCAGCACGACGAATACCTCTTCTTCAACATCGGCCGTCTCTATCACGACTGGCAGAAGTGGAAGCACATGGCCGAGATGGCCAAGCGGGCGCTGAAGATCAACCCCGGATTCGAGCAGGCCCAGAAGATGCTGCAGTTCGCCATGAAGAAGCTGGAACAGGACGGCTAG
- the carA gene encoding glutamine-hydrolyzing carbamoyl-phosphate synthase small subunit — translation MDAILALEDGTWFKGSSFTGDGETGGEVIFNTGMTGYQEILTDPSYVGQMVCMTYPHIGNYGVNLDDVESSRIRVEAFIVKECCKTPSNWRAKKSLPEYLKEYGVMGIEGIDTRALTRHLRLHGAMRGLISTRESDPERLIARCRELPTMEGQNLAERITPKKPYVWSEQGPKDVELVNGKYEWPGPGPRLVVFDFGIKWNILRLLTAQGFDMLMVPSSFTAEQVTALSPDAIFFSPGPGDPATLQGPIAEISKMTDAYPLGGICLGHQLLGSALGGSTFKLKFGHHGVNHPVKDLITGRIEISSQNHGFCVDISSLQDVEMTHVNLNDQTLEGFRHTKKPIITLQYHPEAGPGPHDAQFFFTRFRNLVRESTGK, via the coding sequence ATGGACGCGATTTTGGCACTCGAGGACGGCACCTGGTTCAAGGGCTCGTCCTTCACCGGCGACGGCGAGACCGGCGGCGAGGTCATCTTCAACACCGGCATGACCGGCTACCAGGAGATCCTCACCGACCCCTCCTACGTCGGGCAGATGGTCTGCATGACCTATCCCCACATCGGCAACTACGGCGTCAACCTCGACGACGTCGAGTCCAGCCGCATCCGCGTGGAGGCCTTCATCGTCAAGGAGTGCTGCAAGACGCCCTCCAACTGGCGCGCGAAGAAGAGCCTGCCCGAGTACCTGAAGGAATACGGCGTCATGGGCATCGAGGGCATCGACACCCGCGCCCTGACCCGCCACCTGCGCCTGCACGGCGCCATGCGCGGCCTCATCTCCACGCGCGAGAGCGATCCCGAGCGTCTGATCGCCCGTTGCCGCGAGCTGCCGACCATGGAAGGCCAGAACCTGGCCGAGCGCATCACGCCGAAGAAGCCCTACGTCTGGAGCGAGCAGGGACCGAAGGACGTGGAGCTCGTGAACGGCAAGTACGAGTGGCCCGGCCCCGGCCCGCGCCTCGTGGTCTTCGACTTCGGCATCAAGTGGAACATCCTGCGCCTGCTCACGGCCCAGGGCTTCGACATGCTCATGGTGCCCTCCTCCTTCACGGCGGAGCAGGTGACGGCCCTTTCCCCGGACGCCATCTTCTTCTCGCCCGGCCCCGGCGATCCCGCGACGCTGCAAGGCCCCATCGCCGAGATCAGCAAGATGACCGACGCCTACCCGCTCGGCGGCATCTGCCTGGGACACCAGCTCCTGGGCTCGGCGCTCGGCGGCTCGACCTTCAAGCTCAAGTTCGGCCACCACGGCGTCAACCATCCGGTCAAGGACCTGATCACCGGACGTATCGAGATCTCCTCGCAGAACCACGGCTTCTGCGTGGACATCTCCTCCCTGCAGGACGTGGAGATGACCCACGTGAACCTGAACGACCAGACGCTCGAAGGCTTCAGGCACACGAAAAAGCCCATCATCACCCTGCAGTACCATCCCGAAGCGGGTCCCGGGCCGCACGACGCCCAGTTCTTCTTCACCCGCTTCAGGAACCTGGTGCGCGAATCGACTGGAAAATAA
- the kdsB gene encoding 3-deoxy-manno-octulosonate cytidylyltransferase — MPPCYGIIPARYASTRFPGKPLVEILGKPMFWHVWARASRCPELRTVVLATDDERIEAAAKKHGVPVVMTRSDHVSGTDRVNEAAALLGVEEEAVVVNIQGDEPALDPAMLSHLVAPFADEAVRAATLAHAIDAERAAVPDQVKVVFTVRRDALYFSRAAVPHPRNADGAGFFGHIGMYAFRRSTLARFTTLPQGELEKRESLEQLRLLENDIPIRVVLVETGTRGVDRPEDLAAVTALLSEHHRE, encoded by the coding sequence TTGCCCCCCTGCTACGGGATCATCCCAGCGCGCTACGCATCGACGCGCTTTCCAGGAAAACCGCTGGTCGAGATCCTGGGCAAGCCCATGTTCTGGCACGTCTGGGCCAGGGCCTCGCGCTGCCCTGAGCTGCGCACGGTGGTCCTGGCCACGGACGACGAGCGCATCGAGGCCGCGGCGAAGAAGCACGGCGTGCCCGTGGTCATGACACGCTCCGACCACGTCAGCGGCACGGACCGGGTGAACGAGGCGGCCGCGCTCCTCGGAGTCGAGGAAGAGGCCGTGGTGGTCAACATCCAGGGTGACGAACCGGCGCTCGACCCGGCCATGCTCTCGCACCTGGTCGCCCCCTTCGCCGACGAGGCCGTGCGCGCCGCCACCCTGGCCCACGCCATCGACGCCGAGCGGGCCGCGGTCCCCGATCAGGTCAAGGTGGTCTTTACGGTGCGACGGGACGCATTATACTTCTCCCGCGCTGCCGTGCCCCATCCCCGGAATGCCGACGGGGCGGGTTTCTTCGGCCATATCGGCATGTACGCTTTCCGGCGTTCGACGCTTGCGCGCTTCACCACCCTCCCCCAGGGAGAGCTCGAGAAGCGCGAGAGCCTCGAGCAACTGCGTCTCCTCGAGAACGACATCCCCATCCGGGTCGTGCTCGTGGAGACTGGCACGCGGGGCGTCGACCGCCCCGAGGATCTGGCGGCAGTGACCGCCCTGCTTTCCGAGCACCACAGGGAGTGA
- a CDS encoding 3-deoxy-D-manno-octulosonic acid transferase, with product MRRPGLSSALTVYDLLWRGLPVVLKRNKRLREGWDERLLKTPLPRADIWLQAASAGEAYLARTILAALSAALPQGARVRALVTTNTRQGRDLLERAAGELADAAAAVTLLPAYCPFDRPSLMRKAFGQVMPRCLVLLETEIWPGLLAAAAGANVPVVIANARMSPKTLARNLPFANLLRPFGPAEVLAISEKDAARFATLFPAARTKNVSNVKFDQLTLGETPKAASALASLLPEQSPFVVLGSVREQEEEQAARAAADILAARPDAVIGLFPRHMERLAAWEGRLAALGLPVVRRSALTGRAMPGATILWDVFGELTTAYFLSGAVFVGGSLAPLGGQNFLEPLAAGLVPVSGPYWKNFAWVGREIVQQGLLREVPDGRALAGALLDLLDAPRPREEVREAFAAYVATRRGAAGCIASRLAERLGFA from the coding sequence ATGCGGCGCCCGGGCCTGTCGTCGGCCCTCACCGTCTACGACCTGCTCTGGCGCGGCCTGCCCGTGGTGCTCAAGCGCAATAAGCGATTGCGCGAGGGCTGGGACGAACGCCTCCTGAAGACTCCCCTGCCCCGGGCGGATATCTGGCTCCAGGCCGCCTCGGCGGGCGAGGCCTATCTCGCCCGGACCATCCTCGCCGCCCTCTCGGCCGCGTTGCCGCAGGGCGCGCGGGTGCGCGCACTGGTGACCACCAACACGCGCCAGGGCCGCGACCTCCTGGAACGCGCCGCGGGCGAGCTGGCCGACGCAGCCGCTGCCGTGACGCTCCTGCCCGCCTATTGTCCCTTCGACCGTCCCTCCCTCATGCGCAAGGCCTTCGGCCAGGTCATGCCCAGGTGCCTCGTGCTGCTCGAAACCGAGATCTGGCCGGGTCTCCTCGCTGCCGCGGCCGGGGCAAACGTGCCCGTGGTCATCGCCAACGCCCGCATGTCGCCAAAGACCCTGGCGCGCAACCTGCCGTTCGCGAACCTGCTTCGACCCTTCGGACCGGCCGAGGTGCTGGCCATCTCCGAGAAGGACGCGGCCCGCTTCGCCACCCTCTTCCCGGCCGCGCGCACCAAGAACGTCTCCAACGTCAAGTTCGACCAGCTGACCCTCGGCGAAACGCCCAAGGCGGCCTCGGCCCTCGCCTCCCTGCTCCCGGAGCAGTCGCCCTTCGTGGTCCTCGGCTCCGTGCGCGAGCAGGAGGAGGAGCAGGCCGCCCGCGCCGCTGCGGACATCCTCGCGGCCCGGCCGGACGCGGTGATCGGACTCTTTCCGCGCCACATGGAACGGCTCGCCGCCTGGGAGGGGCGCCTCGCGGCCTTGGGGCTGCCCGTGGTGCGCCGCAGCGCCCTCACCGGTCGGGCCATGCCGGGCGCAACGATCCTCTGGGACGTCTTCGGCGAGCTGACCACCGCCTACTTCCTGTCCGGGGCCGTGTTCGTGGGCGGCAGCCTGGCCCCCCTGGGCGGCCAGAACTTCCTCGAGCCCCTGGCCGCCGGGCTCGTGCCGGTCTCCGGCCCGTACTGGAAGAATTTCGCCTGGGTGGGACGCGAGATCGTGCAGCAGGGGCTGCTCCGGGAAGTGCCGGACGGCCGCGCCCTGGCGGGTGCCCTGCTGGACCTGCTCGACGCGCCGAGGCCGCGCGAGGAGGTGCGCGAGGCGTTTGCGGCCTACGTCGCCACCCGGCGCGGCGCGGCCGGATGCATCGCCTCCCGTCTTGCAGAGCGTCTCGGTTTCGCGTAA
- a CDS encoding D-alanine--D-alanine ligase has protein sequence MRILLIAGGWSNEREVSLSGAAQIEKALSRLGHQVTPFDPLPGFDGLIETAKDHDFAFLNLHGSPGEDGLIQAMLDAAGVPYQGSGPKASFLALHKAATKQICRAEGIPTPNWAFVPVVPAAGWLCPLAYPLFVKPNNGGSSVDMQRVDSAEKLGPALDALFSKGKEALLEEAAPGFEMTCAVLGEEALPTILITPKLSGEFFDYRSKYEDGGADEICPAPVDDDLNARVRELALRAHLALGCEGYSRSDFIVTESGPVLLETNTLPGMTATSLVPKAAAAAGMSFDELIARLIELGLARSARRQRAQAAAEDVTDIFADEDI, from the coding sequence ATGCGTATCCTTTTGATAGCGGGCGGCTGGTCGAACGAGCGTGAAGTCTCCCTGTCCGGGGCGGCCCAGATCGAGAAGGCCCTTTCGCGCCTCGGCCACCAGGTCACCCCGTTCGATCCCCTGCCGGGCTTCGACGGCCTCATCGAGACCGCGAAAGACCACGACTTCGCATTCCTGAACCTGCACGGCTCGCCGGGCGAGGACGGCCTGATCCAGGCCATGCTGGACGCGGCGGGCGTGCCCTACCAGGGCTCGGGCCCCAAGGCCTCGTTCCTGGCCCTGCACAAGGCCGCGACCAAGCAGATCTGCCGCGCGGAGGGCATCCCCACGCCGAACTGGGCCTTCGTGCCCGTGGTCCCGGCCGCGGGCTGGCTCTGCCCCCTCGCCTACCCCCTGTTCGTCAAGCCGAACAACGGCGGGTCGAGCGTGGACATGCAGCGGGTCGACTCGGCGGAAAAGCTCGGCCCGGCACTCGACGCGCTCTTCTCCAAGGGCAAGGAGGCGCTCCTCGAGGAGGCCGCGCCCGGCTTCGAGATGACCTGCGCCGTGCTCGGCGAGGAGGCCCTGCCCACGATCCTCATCACGCCCAAGCTCTCGGGCGAGTTCTTCGACTACCGCAGCAAGTACGAAGACGGCGGCGCGGACGAGATATGCCCCGCCCCGGTGGACGACGACCTCAATGCGCGGGTGCGCGAACTGGCGCTGCGCGCCCATCTGGCGCTCGGCTGCGAGGGCTATTCGCGCTCCGATTTCATCGTCACCGAGTCCGGCCCGGTGCTGCTGGAGACCAACACCCTGCCCGGCATGACCGCCACGAGCCTGGTGCCCAAGGCGGCGGCCGCGGCGGGCATGAGCTTCGACGAGCTGATCGCGCGGCTCATCGAGCTCGGCCTCGCGCGCTCCGCGCGCAGACAAAGGGCCCAGGCCGCGGCCGAGGACGTCACCGACATCTTCGCGGACGAGGACATCTGA
- a CDS encoding metal-dependent phosphohydrolase: protein MTSESSSPPLFTCPGLFTSRLEPDWLVPTDEQCTAWWDRYEMPPHIREHSLVVARVAETLAVLAERKGLPVCVQSVRASALLHDLAKHYCILHGGSHAQIGGAWAMDLTGNPVLAQGIVHHVYWPFEMDVARYFMPLAVLYGDKRAKHDELVSVHVRFDDLLVRYGHTPEIQEKIRWTVEQALEVERRLGDLLGEDLDAYPFDSGRLVERA, encoded by the coding sequence ATGACCAGCGAGAGCAGTTCCCCTCCCCTTTTCACCTGCCCGGGCCTCTTCACGAGCCGCCTGGAGCCGGACTGGCTCGTGCCCACCGACGAGCAGTGCACGGCGTGGTGGGACCGCTACGAGATGCCCCCGCACATCCGCGAGCACAGCCTGGTGGTGGCCCGCGTGGCCGAGACCCTGGCGGTGCTGGCCGAGCGCAAGGGGCTGCCGGTCTGCGTGCAGAGCGTACGCGCCTCGGCCCTGCTGCACGATCTGGCCAAGCACTACTGCATCCTGCACGGCGGCTCGCACGCCCAGATCGGAGGGGCCTGGGCCATGGATCTGACCGGCAACCCGGTCCTGGCCCAGGGCATCGTCCACCACGTCTACTGGCCCTTCGAGATGGACGTGGCGCGCTACTTCATGCCCCTGGCCGTGCTGTACGGCGACAAGCGGGCGAAACACGACGAACTGGTCTCCGTCCATGTGCGCTTCGACGATCTCCTCGTGCGCTATGGACACACCCCTGAAATCCAGGAAAAAATCCGCTGGACGGTCGAACAGGCGCTGGAAGTCGAACGGCGCCTGGGCGATCTCCTCGGCGAGGATCTCGATGCGTATCCTTTTGATAGCGGGCGGCTGGTCGAACGAGCGTGA
- the hypD gene encoding hydrogenase formation protein HypD: MDFFSGFRDPAIARPLLEKIRAAGRGVRFMEVCGTHTVAIFQSGLHSLLPENIVHLTGPGCPVCVTHDAEVAAYMEAAGKDGVIMATFGDLMKVPGPGGGSLKSAQADGARVKVVYSPPDALKIAHENPNDTVVFIGVGFETTAPGIAATVKMAEAQGLSNFKVLSFHKLVPPALRALLSDPEMAVEAFILPGHVSAVIGARAYDFLAEEFKTPAVVAGFEPLDILQALILLQEMLEKGEPAVLNQYTRVVADEGNRKAQALMADVFETCDARWRGIGVIPGSGLAFRGEYERFDAMKALGIELRDVPPLPGCRCGDVLKGKLPPNKCPLFKKVCTPAKPVGPCMVSTEGSCAAYFKYNLES, translated from the coding sequence GTGGATTTCTTCTCCGGTTTTCGCGATCCCGCCATAGCCCGTCCGCTGCTCGAGAAGATCCGGGCCGCGGGCCGTGGCGTGCGCTTCATGGAGGTCTGCGGTACCCATACCGTGGCCATCTTCCAGAGCGGCCTGCACTCGCTGCTTCCCGAGAACATCGTCCACCTCACCGGCCCCGGCTGTCCGGTCTGCGTGACCCACGACGCCGAAGTCGCGGCCTACATGGAGGCCGCGGGCAAGGACGGGGTCATCATGGCCACCTTCGGGGACCTGATGAAGGTGCCGGGTCCCGGCGGCGGCAGCCTCAAGTCCGCCCAGGCGGACGGCGCGCGGGTCAAGGTCGTCTATTCGCCCCCGGACGCGCTGAAGATCGCCCACGAGAACCCGAACGACACGGTGGTCTTCATCGGCGTCGGCTTCGAGACCACCGCCCCCGGCATCGCGGCCACGGTGAAGATGGCCGAGGCCCAGGGGCTCTCGAATTTCAAGGTCCTCTCGTTCCACAAGCTCGTGCCGCCCGCGTTGCGCGCCCTGCTCTCCGATCCCGAGATGGCCGTGGAGGCCTTCATCCTGCCGGGCCACGTCTCGGCGGTCATCGGCGCGCGCGCCTACGATTTCCTGGCCGAGGAGTTCAAGACCCCGGCCGTGGTCGCGGGCTTCGAGCCGCTGGACATCCTGCAGGCCCTGATCCTTCTGCAGGAAATGCTCGAGAAGGGCGAGCCCGCCGTGCTCAACCAATACACCCGCGTGGTCGCGGACGAGGGCAACCGCAAGGCCCAGGCCCTGATGGCCGACGTCTTCGAGACCTGCGACGCGCGCTGGCGCGGCATCGGCGTGATCCCGGGCAGCGGGCTGGCGTTTCGCGGCGAGTACGAGCGCTTCGACGCCATGAAGGCGCTCGGCATAGAGCTTCGAGACGTGCCGCCCCTGCCGGGCTGCCGCTGCGGCGACGTGCTCAAGGGCAAGCTGCCGCCCAACAAGTGCCCCCTGTTCAAGAAGGTCTGCACCCCGGCCAAGCCCGTGGGGCCGTGCATGGTCTCCACCGAAGGTTCCTGCGCCGCCTACTTCAAGTACAACCTGGAGTCCTGA
- the hypE gene encoding hydrogenase expression/formation protein HypE, producing the protein MPDKVLLDYGSGGRASQRLIAELFLTHFDNPELSRLNDAAVLDITGRVAMSTDSYTVDPIFFPGGDIGSLAVHGTVNDVSMLGAVPRYLTCGFIIEEGLPMADLERIVASMGTAAKRAGVAIVTGDTKVVPKGAADRIFINTTGIGEIIVDPTPSGDRAAVGDAVLVSGSMGDHGLTILSRRQGLSFDAPVQSDSAALNHLIEKLLRTLPEIHVLRDPTRGGLATTLNEIASSSGAGILVRETELPISDAVRSGCSFLGLDPLYLANEGKFICILPEALADEALAVMRADPLGAGACRIGSVVADHAGKVALETPLGGRRLLGMLEGEQLPRIC; encoded by the coding sequence ATGCCGGACAAGGTCCTCCTCGACTACGGCAGCGGCGGCCGCGCCTCCCAGCGCCTGATCGCCGAGCTCTTCCTCACGCACTTCGACAACCCGGAGCTCTCGCGCCTGAACGACGCCGCGGTGCTCGACATCACGGGCCGCGTGGCCATGTCCACGGACAGCTACACCGTGGACCCCATCTTCTTCCCGGGCGGCGACATCGGCTCGCTGGCCGTGCACGGCACGGTCAACGACGTGTCCATGCTCGGCGCGGTGCCGCGCTACCTCACCTGCGGCTTCATCATCGAGGAAGGTCTGCCCATGGCCGACCTCGAGCGCATCGTGGCCTCCATGGGCACGGCTGCCAAGCGCGCGGGCGTGGCCATCGTCACGGGCGACACCAAGGTGGTGCCCAAGGGCGCGGCGGACCGCATCTTCATCAACACCACCGGCATCGGCGAGATCATCGTCGATCCCACGCCGAGCGGCGACCGCGCGGCCGTGGGCGACGCGGTGCTCGTCTCCGGGAGCATGGGCGACCACGGCCTGACCATCCTCTCGCGCCGCCAGGGCCTGTCCTTCGACGCCCCGGTGCAGAGCGACTCAGCAGCCCTGAACCACCTCATCGAGAAGCTCCTGCGCACTCTCCCGGAGATCCACGTCCTGCGCGATCCCACGCGCGGCGGCCTGGCGACCACCCTGAACGAGATCGCCTCCTCGTCCGGCGCGGGCATCCTGGTGCGCGAGACCGAGCTGCCCATAAGCGACGCGGTGCGCTCGGGCTGTTCCTTCCTCGGGCTCGACCCGCTGTACCTGGCCAACGAGGGCAAGTTCATCTGCATCCTGCCCGAGGCCCTGGCCGACGAGGCCCTCGCCGTCATGCGCGCCGACCCCCTTGGCGCGGGCGCATGCCGCATCGGCAGCGTCGTCGCCGACCACGCGGGCAAGGTCGCGCTGGAGACGCCGCTCGGCGGCAGACGCCTGCTCGGCATGCTCGAGGGCGAGCAGCTGCCGCGGATCTGCTGA
- a CDS encoding chemotaxis protein — MSQTNILLEAGTNELEIVEFFIDEPDEAKASEAFYEGYYGVNVAKVLEIIRLPKITVLPNVSHPSILGTFNLRSHVIPLVDLSLWLGKRRVEREPPKVIVTEFNKVTTAFLVSGVNRIHRMSWEKVESPSGYVAAFSSNSITGVVKIDNRIIFLLDLEKIVTELNPQLGLRLDADVDYSTGRRWRALVADDSALIREMLRDLLEKANFDVEVTTNGRECWERLQAIKATAEGDGRPLTDYLQVVVADIEMPAMDGHHLTKRIKEDKTLAQLPVILFSSLITDKLRHKGEAVGADDQIAKPEVGQLAMRAKRLIEEKLGGQTTAKPAPAAV; from the coding sequence ATGAGCCAGACGAACATCCTGCTCGAGGCGGGCACCAACGAACTCGAGATCGTCGAATTCTTCATCGACGAGCCGGACGAGGCGAAGGCGTCGGAAGCCTTCTACGAAGGCTACTACGGCGTGAACGTGGCCAAGGTGCTGGAGATCATCCGCTTGCCCAAGATCACGGTCCTGCCCAACGTCAGCCATCCGAGCATCCTCGGCACGTTCAACCTCCGCTCGCACGTCATCCCCCTGGTGGACCTCTCGCTGTGGCTCGGCAAGCGCCGCGTGGAACGGGAGCCGCCCAAGGTCATCGTCACCGAGTTCAACAAGGTCACCACGGCCTTCCTGGTCTCGGGCGTGAACCGCATCCACCGCATGTCCTGGGAGAAGGTCGAGTCGCCCAGCGGCTACGTGGCCGCCTTCTCCTCCAACTCCATCACCGGCGTGGTCAAGATCGACAACCGGATCATCTTCCTCCTGGACCTGGAGAAGATCGTCACCGAGCTGAACCCGCAGCTGGGCCTTCGGCTCGACGCGGACGTGGACTACAGCACGGGACGGCGCTGGCGCGCCCTGGTGGCGGACGATTCGGCGCTCATCCGCGAGATGCTGCGCGACCTGCTCGAGAAGGCCAACTTCGACGTGGAGGTCACGACCAACGGCCGCGAGTGCTGGGAGAGGCTGCAGGCCATCAAGGCAACGGCCGAGGGCGACGGCCGTCCCCTGACCGACTACCTGCAGGTGGTCGTGGCGGACATCGAGATGCCCGCCATGGACGGCCACCATCTGACCAAGCGCATCAAGGAGGACAAGACCCTCGCGCAGCTGCCGGTCATCCTCTTCTCCTCCCTCATCACGGACAAGCTGCGCCACAAGGGCGAGGCCGTGGGCGCGGACGACCAGATCGCCAAGCCCGAGGTCGGCCAGCTGGCCATGCGCGCAAAGCGCCTCATCGAGGAGAAGCTGGGAGGCCAGACGACCGCAAAACCTGCCCCTGCCGCGGTCTGA